The following proteins are co-located in the Acidobacteriota bacterium genome:
- a CDS encoding sugar kinase, with protein sequence MSNGLQIKQDGALDLLSLGALVHRLDPGVIPFRKATTCQIHVSGGEFNVAANLADCFGMRTGVASAMVDYPIGELIAERVKAMGVKPFYKRFKHDGVRGPNMATVFSDQGYGVRAPVVFYNRSNEAAALLKPGDFDWDKIFSEGVRWFHSGGIFAALSETTAELIIEGMQAAKAAGAVTSFDLNFREKLWKISGGADRAASVINRIVENVDVLVGNEEDLQKGLGIPGPEVAAKSKLDPTVFFGMIDRVAEKHPQIKVVATTLREVHTTSRHSWGAVAWVNGESHVSMTAELDVLDRVGGGDGFASGFFYGLLTGESAAESLKLGWAHGALLTTFPGDTTMASLEQVRAFAQGGSARIQR encoded by the coding sequence ATGAGCAATGGTTTGCAGATCAAACAGGACGGCGCGCTGGATTTGTTGTCGCTGGGCGCGCTGGTTCACAGGCTTGATCCCGGAGTGATTCCCTTTCGCAAAGCGACGACGTGTCAGATTCACGTCAGCGGCGGCGAGTTCAACGTGGCGGCCAACCTGGCCGATTGTTTCGGGATGCGCACGGGCGTAGCCTCCGCAATGGTGGATTACCCGATTGGCGAACTGATTGCCGAACGCGTCAAAGCGATGGGCGTCAAACCGTTTTACAAACGCTTCAAACACGACGGCGTGCGCGGCCCGAATATGGCTACGGTGTTCAGCGACCAAGGTTACGGCGTGCGCGCTCCGGTGGTGTTTTACAACCGGTCGAACGAAGCGGCGGCACTGTTAAAACCGGGCGATTTTGATTGGGACAAGATTTTTTCTGAGGGCGTACGCTGGTTTCACAGCGGAGGCATTTTCGCCGCGCTGTCCGAAACCACTGCCGAATTGATTATCGAAGGCATGCAGGCCGCCAAGGCTGCCGGAGCCGTAACTTCATTCGACTTAAACTTCCGCGAAAAGCTTTGGAAGATTTCCGGCGGAGCCGACCGTGCGGCTTCGGTCATCAACCGCATTGTCGAAAACGTAGACGTGCTGGTCGGAAATGAAGAAGATTTGCAGAAAGGTTTAGGCATTCCCGGCCCCGAAGTCGCCGCGAAATCGAAGCTCGATCCGACGGTGTTTTTCGGAATGATTGATCGCGTGGCGGAAAAACATCCGCAAATCAAAGTTGTTGCCACAACGCTGCGCGAAGTCCACACCACCAGCCGCCATTCTTGGGGCGCTGTGGCCTGGGTCAACGGCGAATCGCATGTTTCAATGACTGCCGAACTGGATGTGCTTGACCGCGTCGGCGGCGGAGACGGGTTTGCCAGCGGATTCTTTTATGGCTTGTTGACCGGCGAATCGGCGGCGGAATCGTTGAAATTGGGTTGGGCGCACGGCGCTTTGCTGACCACATTCCCCGGCGACACGACGATGGCTTCGCTGGAACAGGTGCGTGCGTTTGCGCAAGGTGGTTCGGCGCGCATTCAGCGATAA
- a CDS encoding DUF4256 domain-containing protein, whose amino-acid sequence MKANQFDELLKALKARFENNLNRHQGLEWAKVQARLEANPEKLWSLNEMEGSGGEPDVVGFDKKTGEYIFYDCSAESPKGRRSLCYDREALEARKEHKPKDSAIDMAAAMGIELLTEEQYRDLQQLGNFDLKTSSWVKTPAEIRALGGALFCDRRYDHVFLYHNGADSYYAARGFRGSLRF is encoded by the coding sequence ATGAAAGCAAATCAATTTGATGAACTACTCAAAGCATTGAAAGCCCGGTTTGAGAATAATCTGAACCGGCATCAAGGGCTTGAATGGGCAAAAGTCCAAGCAAGGTTGGAAGCGAACCCCGAAAAACTATGGTCGCTGAATGAAATGGAAGGCAGTGGCGGTGAACCCGATGTTGTCGGGTTTGATAAAAAGACGGGTGAATACATTTTTTATGATTGTTCGGCAGAAAGCCCGAAAGGTCGTAGAAGTCTTTGTTACGACCGCGAAGCGCTGGAAGCAAGGAAAGAGCATAAACCGAAAGATAGCGCGATTGATATGGCAGCAGCGATGGGCATTGAGTTGTTAACGGAAGAACAATATCGGGATTTGCAGCAACTGGGGAACTTCGATTTGAAAACATCGAGTTGGGTGAAAACGCCCGCTGAGATCAGGGCGCTCGGTGGCGCGCTGTTTTGTGATCGTCGTTACGACCATGTCTTTCTGTACCACAACGGCGCAGACTCCTACTATGCTGCCAGGGGGTTCCGCGGTTCGCTAAGGTTCTAA
- a CDS encoding ABC transporter ATP-binding protein codes for MLNVTGISKTYPGGVYALQDVHLNVPKGMFGLLGPNGAGKSSLMRTIATLQQPDCGSITFTGIDILQDKTALRRTLGYLPQEFGAFPRTSALTMLKYLAALKGIHGDQQLKVVETLLVKTNLWDARHKSVDKFSGGMKQRYGIAQALLGNPALLIVDEPTAGLDPAERRRFQNILAEVGEETVVILSTHIVDDVEELCHQVAIMGRGRILKVGNPLQMMRELNGKLWTQTGKREEIMEIRARHTVLSTRLKAGFTEIRALSDTQPKGMQPATPELEDVYFSTLIEHDLKDNLE; via the coding sequence ATGCTGAATGTGACAGGAATATCGAAAACCTATCCAGGCGGAGTGTATGCGCTACAGGACGTTCATCTGAATGTGCCCAAAGGAATGTTCGGATTGCTCGGCCCCAACGGCGCGGGCAAATCGTCGCTGATGCGCACGATTGCCACCTTGCAGCAACCCGATTGCGGCTCAATTACCTTTACCGGAATAGACATCCTGCAAGACAAGACCGCGCTACGTCGCACGCTCGGCTATTTGCCGCAGGAATTCGGCGCTTTCCCGCGCACCTCCGCCCTTACGATGCTTAAATACCTCGCGGCTTTGAAGGGAATCCACGGCGATCAGCAACTGAAGGTTGTCGAAACTCTACTGGTCAAAACCAATCTGTGGGACGCGCGCCACAAGAGCGTTGACAAGTTTTCCGGCGGTATGAAGCAGCGTTACGGCATCGCGCAGGCATTGTTGGGCAATCCGGCACTGCTGATTGTGGATGAGCCCACCGCGGGACTCGACCCGGCGGAGCGGCGGCGTTTCCAGAACATCCTGGCCGAAGTTGGCGAAGAGACGGTTGTGATTCTTTCCACGCACATTGTGGACGATGTGGAGGAACTCTGCCATCAGGTGGCCATCATGGGGCGCGGGCGAATTTTGAAAGTGGGCAACCCCTTGCAAATGATGCGTGAGTTGAATGGCAAGCTCTGGACACAAACAGGCAAACGCGAGGAAATCATGGAGATTCGCGCCCGTCACACTGTCTTATCCACACGACTCAAAGCAGGCTTTACGGAGATTCGTGCGCTGTCTGACACACAGCCAAAGGGCATGCAACCCGCCACCCCCGAACTGGAAGATGTCTACTTCAGTACGCTGATCGAACACGACCTTAAAGACAATCTGGAGTAA
- a CDS encoding bifunctional transaldolase/phosoglucose isomerase, with protein sequence MSETIKRADSEQWTRKIWRKDAALWKSEEAHQKIIKNSLGWVTVLEQVSAAADELAAFSARIRNDGFKHVMLLGMGGSSLCPEVFRRTFGKTPGFPELHVLDSTDPATVAAFGAQVDLAKTLFIVASKSGSTVEPLMFYKYFFNRVREIKGDKAGENLIAITDPGTKMEQNAKDDHFRRIFLNPADIGGRYSALSFFGMVPAALQGFDFRTLIDRAERVMHACSPVVPAADNPAVQLGAMIGTLALEGRNKLTLSTDPEIASLGLWIEQLVAESTGKEGKGILPVAGEPLGGPSVYGNDRVFVHIAVGLMEPETENKLRAIEAAGHPVIRRVLNDTLDLGEEFYLWEMATAVAGKILGINPFDQPNVQESKDNTVRLLEEFKQNGKLTEQTVATEGVGLKVLCSDQTIQQLGSGHSVESFIGAHLKRAGTGDYVALCDYIQETDEHEALLQSIRTHLRDALHVATTTGYGPRFLHSTGQLHKGGDDSGVFLQLTSDDLKDVPLPGEPFGFSVLKQAQALGDFASLASRNRRAIRIHLGADIQAGLKMLLAIVHSQLPLN encoded by the coding sequence GTGTCCGAAACCATCAAACGCGCGGATTCCGAACAATGGACTCGGAAAATCTGGCGCAAGGATGCGGCGTTATGGAAATCGGAAGAAGCGCACCAAAAAATCATCAAAAACTCGCTTGGCTGGGTGACGGTTCTGGAACAAGTCAGCGCAGCAGCCGATGAACTCGCAGCCTTCAGCGCGCGAATCCGCAATGACGGATTTAAGCATGTGATGTTGCTGGGAATGGGCGGCAGCAGTTTGTGCCCGGAAGTGTTTCGGCGAACATTCGGCAAAACGCCGGGCTTTCCGGAACTTCATGTGCTGGACAGCACTGACCCGGCAACCGTTGCGGCGTTTGGAGCCCAAGTTGATCTGGCCAAAACGCTGTTTATTGTCGCCAGTAAGTCCGGTTCAACGGTCGAGCCGCTGATGTTTTACAAATACTTTTTCAATCGCGTGCGCGAGATCAAAGGCGACAAAGCGGGCGAAAACCTCATCGCCATCACTGACCCCGGCACGAAGATGGAGCAGAACGCGAAGGATGACCACTTTCGCCGCATCTTCCTGAATCCGGCGGACATCGGCGGACGCTATTCTGCACTGTCATTTTTTGGAATGGTTCCGGCTGCGTTGCAGGGATTTGATTTCAGAACCCTGATTGACCGAGCCGAACGCGTAATGCACGCCTGTTCGCCAGTCGTTCCGGCTGCGGATAATCCGGCGGTTCAGTTGGGCGCGATGATTGGAACATTGGCGCTGGAAGGCAGAAACAAACTCACGCTCAGCACCGACCCGGAAATCGCTTCGCTGGGGTTGTGGATCGAACAACTGGTCGCCGAAAGCACAGGCAAAGAAGGCAAGGGGATTTTGCCTGTTGCTGGCGAGCCGCTCGGTGGACCATCCGTGTACGGCAACGACCGCGTCTTCGTTCACATCGCCGTAGGGTTGATGGAACCCGAAACCGAAAACAAGCTTCGGGCAATCGAAGCCGCTGGCCATCCGGTCATACGCCGTGTTCTCAACGACACGCTCGATTTGGGCGAAGAGTTTTACCTGTGGGAAATGGCGACCGCGGTCGCGGGCAAAATTCTGGGCATCAATCCTTTTGACCAGCCAAACGTTCAGGAATCCAAAGACAACACGGTTCGCTTGCTGGAAGAGTTCAAACAGAACGGCAAACTGACGGAGCAAACTGTCGCCACCGAAGGAGTAGGACTGAAAGTTCTTTGCTCCGACCAGACGATTCAGCAATTGGGTTCCGGCCATTCGGTGGAATCGTTTATTGGCGCGCATCTGAAACGCGCCGGAACTGGAGATTATGTCGCGCTTTGCGATTACATCCAGGAAACAGACGAACACGAAGCCTTGCTGCAAAGCATTCGCACACATTTACGCGACGCCTTGCACGTGGCAACGACCACCGGTTACGGTCCGCGCTTTCTGCATTCGACGGGGCAGCTTCACAAAGGCGGCGATGATTCGGGCGTGTTCCTTCAACTCACGTCAGACGATTTGAAAGACGTTCCGCTGCCAGGCGAACCGTTTGGTTTTAGTGTGCTCAAACAGGCCCAGGCGCTGGGCGATTTCGCTTCGCTGGCCAGCCGCAATCGTCGAGCAATTCGCATTCACTTGGGCGCTGATATTCAAGCAGGGTTGAAGATGTTACTGGCGATTGTGCACAGCCAGTTGCCGTTGAACTAA
- a CDS encoding alpha-N-arabinofuranosidase yields MNVRSYLPENRWASWFLVLVVCCFALSIFIQGRSQSPESNKASLVIQANQPKGTINKNIYGQFAEHLGRLIYEGIWVGEDSPIPNTHGYRNDVLAALKELHIPVLRWPGGCFADEYHWRDGIGPRAQRPRRPNASWGGVDTNAFGTHEFLNLCEMLGADAYVNGNVGSGTVQEMMDWIEYMTSDFDSTLAQMRRQNGREKPWKIPFFAVGNETWGCGGNMRPEFYADVYRQYATFIKNQSGNRIQKLAVGSHDDNYNWTEVLMAQATRYMNGLSLHYYTLPTSNWSKKGSATEFGEKDWHATLVRTWRMEEFVQKHSAIMDKYDPQKRVGLMVDEWGTWYDPEPGKNLGALYQQNTLRDAIVAGINLNIFNNHADRVKMANIAQMVNVLQAMVLTDKERMLLTPTYHVFKMYAVHQDATLIPVELQAPDYKLEQASVPSLSVSASRDKNGRLHLSVVNLDPNRPAELTTTVVGATVKNVSGEVLTAPTMTALNTFENPNALKPAAFSGFKQQNGQLLLTIPAKSVVVLELQ; encoded by the coding sequence ATGAACGTTCGCTCTTATTTGCCGGAGAACCGCTGGGCATCGTGGTTTCTCGTATTGGTGGTGTGCTGTTTCGCTCTCTCAATTTTCATCCAAGGGCGATCCCAAAGCCCCGAATCGAACAAAGCGTCGTTGGTCATTCAGGCCAATCAGCCCAAAGGCACCATTAACAAAAACATCTACGGTCAATTCGCCGAACATCTGGGGCGATTGATTTACGAAGGGATTTGGGTTGGCGAAGATTCGCCGATTCCCAATACGCACGGATATCGCAATGACGTTCTGGCTGCCTTGAAAGAATTGCACATTCCGGTTTTGCGCTGGCCAGGGGGATGTTTTGCCGATGAATACCACTGGCGCGACGGCATAGGGCCGCGTGCTCAGCGGCCGCGTCGTCCGAACGCAAGCTGGGGCGGCGTGGATACCAACGCCTTTGGCACGCATGAATTTCTGAATTTGTGCGAGATGTTGGGCGCGGACGCGTACGTCAACGGCAACGTAGGCAGCGGGACTGTGCAGGAAATGATGGACTGGATCGAATACATGACTTCGGATTTCGATTCCACCTTGGCGCAGATGCGACGCCAGAACGGGCGCGAAAAACCCTGGAAGATTCCCTTCTTCGCCGTAGGCAATGAAACCTGGGGTTGCGGCGGAAACATGCGACCGGAATTTTATGCCGATGTGTATCGCCAATATGCGACGTTCATCAAAAACCAGTCCGGCAACCGGATTCAAAAGCTCGCGGTTGGCTCGCACGATGACAATTACAACTGGACAGAAGTGCTGATGGCGCAGGCTACGCGCTACATGAACGGGTTGTCGCTACATTACTACACCTTGCCCACCAGCAATTGGAGCAAGAAAGGTTCCGCGACGGAGTTCGGAGAAAAAGATTGGCACGCGACGCTTGTGCGCACCTGGCGGATGGAAGAATTCGTCCAGAAACACAGCGCCATTATGGACAAATACGATCCGCAAAAACGCGTAGGCTTGATGGTGGATGAATGGGGAACCTGGTATGACCCCGAACCCGGCAAAAATCTGGGCGCGCTGTATCAACAAAACACCTTGCGCGATGCCATTGTCGCGGGCATCAATCTGAACATTTTCAACAACCACGCAGACCGCGTGAAGATGGCAAACATTGCCCAGATGGTGAATGTGTTACAGGCAATGGTGCTGACCGATAAGGAACGAATGCTGCTGACGCCGACGTATCACGTGTTCAAAATGTACGCTGTGCACCAGGACGCCACGCTGATTCCGGTCGAACTGCAAGCGCCCGATTACAAGCTGGAACAAGCGTCTGTGCCTTCGTTGAGCGTTTCTGCTTCGCGGGATAAAAACGGGAGGCTGCATTTGTCCGTCGTCAACCTCGATCCCAACCGTCCTGCTGAACTCACGACGACGGTTGTGGGCGCGACGGTCAAAAACGTCTCCGGCGAAGTGCTGACCGCGCCGACGATGACGGCGCTGAATACTTTTGAAAATCCGAATGCCCTGAAACCGGCGGCGTTCAGCGGGTTTAAGCAGCAAAATGGGCAACTGCTGCTGACCATCCCGGCGAAGTCGGTTGTTGTGTTGGAGCTTCAGTAG
- a CDS encoding YhgN family NAAT transporter, producing MEILTAATTLFLIMDPLGNVPVFISMLKNVAPERRRLVLIRELVIAYLVMLLFLISGQHLLKFLNLKQESISIAGGIVLFLIAIRMIFPQEGGIMGEQTEGEPFIVPLAIPLVAGPSTLAALLLMAQSAPKRMTSWVLALTAAWVVTALILLASPLFFRLLRQRGLTAMERLMGMLLVMMSVQMFLNGLAEYLRK from the coding sequence ATGGAAATTCTGACCGCAGCTACTACACTGTTTTTGATTATGGATCCGCTGGGCAATGTGCCGGTGTTTATTTCAATGCTGAAAAACGTTGCGCCGGAACGTCGTCGGCTGGTGTTGATCCGCGAACTTGTCATCGCATATTTGGTGATGCTGCTGTTTCTGATTTCAGGCCAGCATCTGCTGAAATTCCTGAACCTGAAACAGGAATCCATCAGCATCGCCGGAGGCATTGTTCTGTTTCTGATTGCCATACGGATGATCTTTCCGCAGGAAGGCGGGATTATGGGCGAACAAACCGAAGGAGAGCCGTTCATCGTTCCGTTGGCGATTCCGCTGGTTGCTGGGCCTTCGACCTTGGCGGCGTTGCTGCTGATGGCGCAATCGGCTCCGAAGCGAATGACCAGTTGGGTTTTGGCATTAACGGCTGCGTGGGTGGTCACAGCACTGATCTTGCTGGCTTCCCCGCTATTTTTTCGATTGCTGCGGCAACGCGGCTTGACGGCGATGGAACGCTTGATGGGAATGCTTCTGGTGATGATGTCGGTTCAGATGTTCCTGAACGGGCTGGCAGAATATCTTCGCAAGTAA
- a CDS encoding ChaN family lipoprotein, whose amino-acid sequence MTVICFVVAFTALAQTGSPHQFGSSSNSGYLPQRVYDSGEKRFSDFEAMLAELARADVVFVGEQHDDPATHRLERAILEGMLRRKIAVTVSLEMFERDVQQSLNDYLAGKMNEESFLKGSRPWPRYATDYRPLVEIARAHNWPVIASNIPRRLASLISRQGLDSINSMPEADRKFVAAQYQCPFDDYFKRFNEAMSEHPAGDPKAGEKKEEKKDEKKVAEERAMVEKFYYSQCMKDETMAEAIVAASATSPNSAAKNVTVHYNGAFHSDYKLGTAARVIRRMPKAKIKVVSIVPVDNLDSINANEYRKRGDYVIFCLKTITVKAEPAR is encoded by the coding sequence ATGACGGTGATATGTTTTGTGGTCGCATTTACAGCATTGGCTCAAACGGGAAGCCCGCATCAATTCGGATCTTCGTCAAACTCTGGCTATCTCCCTCAGCGTGTGTACGACTCCGGCGAAAAACGATTTAGCGATTTTGAAGCCATGCTTGCAGAACTGGCGCGCGCGGATGTGGTGTTTGTCGGCGAACAGCATGACGATCCGGCCACGCACAGGTTGGAGCGTGCAATCCTGGAGGGCATGTTGCGCAGGAAAATTGCCGTTACCGTTTCGCTGGAAATGTTCGAGCGCGACGTCCAACAATCCCTGAACGATTACCTGGCGGGGAAGATGAACGAAGAATCGTTTTTGAAAGGCTCGCGCCCCTGGCCACGATACGCGACGGATTATCGCCCGCTGGTGGAAATTGCCCGCGCGCATAACTGGCCTGTCATTGCCAGCAACATTCCTCGCCGACTGGCGTCGCTGATTTCACGCCAGGGGTTGGATTCCATCAATTCGATGCCGGAAGCGGATCGTAAGTTTGTGGCGGCACAGTACCAATGTCCGTTTGATGATTATTTCAAACGCTTCAACGAAGCGATGAGCGAACATCCGGCAGGCGATCCGAAAGCGGGCGAAAAAAAGGAAGAGAAAAAAGACGAAAAGAAAGTTGCCGAAGAAAGGGCGATGGTCGAAAAGTTTTATTACTCCCAGTGCATGAAAGACGAAACAATGGCCGAAGCGATTGTTGCAGCTTCGGCAACCTCACCGAACTCTGCAGCGAAAAATGTCACCGTACATTACAACGGGGCCTTTCACAGCGATTACAAGCTGGGAACCGCTGCGCGCGTCATTCGCCGCATGCCCAAGGCCAAGATCAAAGTCGTTTCCATCGTTCCGGTGGACAACCTGGATTCGATCAATGCCAACGAGTATCGAAAGCGCGGCGATTACGTCATCTTTTGCCTGAAAACGATTACGGTCAAAGCTGAACCTGCCAGGTAG
- a CDS encoding CHAT domain-containing protein, which yields MNDRSKRILGTLRLGNREERAALLEQMPPSSLKDEAGQLFVESDYPERRVLALSILVNSYGMGQAAEFGGDLARAAYPFAREIYEKQGSQGPLSLAAVSATASSGLNGLNLIGHYSESVEFADEVIPDLESLGDDANLPDIYAKKIEALIGLHRLDEASQLIEQAEKRTNQSTDLPRLKRILDETMARVTELPPKQGDKDASVTPGDIEKLKWLDIALDIGEGIFTKSSEEINQWKAGGINRRTSRLFLDETKGHDPVLLAKALEELSPVESWARVNGHTDIQNDTLWEIYLCHSRLGAHSEAADALQTLRRNVEKRRSGIGNPLERGGAAAKFPHLYSALCRMLLKAGRVGELLGAIEAAKGRAVADLMAQRRRQIIDEAAFAEPASRIGELMSQNNAHYLSFFVDDENTIAVLIGKDGSPQASGLIPLGKEQIRDASRSADPSLWGAGELANLGGPSESIPDSLGPLVAWLKPLFESGLIEFGDHICYSPDEHLHQIPLAYVNFMGEPLVRRVSLSRTHGVRALSLILEREASRPGAFVGVEVPGHQDLEDRAMIEHLRAACQWLAQHLPGTTIRDEEATLEAVRGAELAGRVLHFATHGVFPQPKNPFEHSGLALAGAGGLPDKERLARGDADQELLTPKWAIESGLDLAGSHVTLQACVTGLALEGIGGDALGLDWALFQLGASSLLASHWFVSAELSAEFFLRFYHSWLKRGNSRAAAWRNTVLGMMEQEGDLATPYAWAAFSLSGDWR from the coding sequence ATGAATGATCGAAGTAAACGTATTTTGGGGACCCTTCGTCTCGGGAATAGGGAGGAGCGTGCCGCCTTACTAGAACAGATGCCTCCTTCCTCCCTGAAGGATGAAGCCGGTCAACTGTTTGTCGAGAGCGACTATCCGGAAAGGCGAGTGTTGGCGCTCAGCATATTGGTCAATTCATATGGGATGGGCCAAGCGGCAGAATTCGGGGGGGACCTTGCACGCGCTGCATACCCATTCGCTCGTGAGATATACGAGAAGCAGGGATCTCAAGGCCCGCTTTCGCTTGCTGCCGTTAGTGCAACCGCATCCAGCGGACTTAACGGGCTAAATCTGATAGGGCATTATTCAGAATCTGTCGAATTCGCAGACGAGGTGATACCTGACCTTGAGTCTCTGGGCGATGATGCCAACCTTCCCGATATCTACGCCAAAAAGATCGAAGCCTTGATCGGCCTGCATCGCCTGGATGAGGCTTCGCAACTCATCGAGCAAGCAGAGAAGCGCACGAACCAATCTACGGATCTGCCACGACTGAAGAGAATACTGGATGAGACGATGGCGAGGGTAACAGAACTTCCGCCCAAGCAGGGTGACAAGGATGCATCAGTAACACCAGGAGACATCGAAAAATTAAAGTGGTTAGACATAGCCCTTGATATTGGCGAAGGGATTTTCACGAAATCGAGTGAGGAGATAAACCAGTGGAAAGCCGGAGGAATCAATCGGCGTACCAGCCGACTCTTTCTGGACGAAACTAAAGGTCACGATCCGGTGTTGCTGGCAAAGGCACTGGAAGAATTAAGCCCCGTTGAGTCTTGGGCGCGAGTGAATGGCCATACCGACATACAAAACGACACCTTGTGGGAGATATATCTCTGCCATTCTCGTTTAGGGGCCCATTCCGAGGCAGCAGACGCACTGCAGACGCTCCGCCGTAACGTCGAGAAGAGGCGATCCGGGATTGGGAACCCGCTTGAGCGAGGCGGCGCGGCAGCGAAGTTCCCACATCTGTACAGCGCATTGTGCCGGATGCTTCTCAAGGCCGGGAGGGTCGGGGAGTTGCTGGGAGCGATTGAGGCGGCAAAAGGCCGGGCTGTCGCTGACCTGATGGCGCAGCGCAGGCGCCAGATCATTGATGAGGCAGCGTTCGCCGAGCCTGCATCCCGCATAGGCGAGTTGATGAGTCAGAACAACGCGCATTACTTGAGCTTTTTCGTAGACGACGAAAACACAATTGCTGTGCTTATTGGCAAAGACGGATCGCCTCAGGCATCTGGTCTGATCCCCTTGGGCAAGGAGCAGATCCGGGACGCAAGTCGGTCCGCGGACCCCAGTTTATGGGGGGCGGGGGAACTGGCGAATCTCGGCGGGCCGAGCGAGAGCATCCCCGATAGCCTGGGACCGCTCGTGGCTTGGCTCAAGCCTCTCTTCGAAAGCGGGCTGATCGAGTTCGGAGATCACATTTGCTATTCGCCGGATGAGCACCTTCATCAGATTCCGCTGGCCTACGTCAATTTCATGGGCGAGCCACTGGTCAGAAGAGTCTCCCTCTCCCGTACACACGGGGTGCGCGCGCTGTCGCTGATTCTGGAGCGGGAGGCATCGCGTCCCGGAGCGTTCGTGGGCGTGGAGGTGCCAGGCCATCAAGACCTCGAAGACCGAGCGATGATCGAACACCTGCGCGCCGCGTGCCAATGGCTCGCGCAGCACCTGCCTGGAACGACTATTCGCGACGAGGAAGCCACCCTGGAGGCGGTCCGCGGCGCGGAGCTTGCCGGGCGAGTTTTGCACTTCGCAACCCATGGTGTGTTTCCTCAGCCGAAAAACCCGTTCGAACATTCCGGCCTGGCTCTCGCGGGAGCAGGCGGGTTGCCCGACAAGGAACGTTTGGCCCGTGGAGATGCAGACCAGGAACTGCTGACGCCGAAGTGGGCGATCGAGTCCGGCCTCGACCTCGCCGGCAGTCATGTGACATTACAGGCCTGCGTGACGGGGCTGGCGCTTGAAGGCATCGGCGGTGATGCGCTGGGATTGGATTGGGCCCTCTTCCAATTGGGAGCATCGAGCCTGCTGGCCTCCCATTGGTTCGTAAGCGCCGAGTTGTCGGCGGAATTCTTCCTGCGTTTCTACCATTCATGGCTGAAGCGAGGGAACTCGCGCGCCGCCGCGTGGCGGAATACGGTGCTTGGGATGATGGAACAGGAGGGCGATCTAGCCACCCCGTACGCGTGGGCAGCCTTCAGTCTTTCGGGCGATTGGCGTTGA
- the tal gene encoding transaldolase: MNPLVEVEKLGQSIWYDNIRRLLIDNGDIAGKIANDDLRGITSNPTIFEKAIAGSTDYNDAMQKLIAEGKSVNEIYEALAIEDIQRAADLFKPVYERTNKLDGYVSLEVSPLLARDTDGTVAEAKRLWAALGRPNVCIKIPATPEGIPAIRQAIAAGININVTMIFALENYEEVADAFISGLEDRLAAGLPIDHVASVASVFVSRIDTAVDKELEARIRESNNEAEKAELTSLLAKAAIANAKIQYQRFKEIFSSDRFAKLKAKGAQVQRPLWASTGTKNPAYSDVLYVDSLIAPQTVNTIPPATYTAFRDHGTVALTIEAGLDQAKADLAKLEKIGISLEAVCQKLQDDGVKAFADSFDSLMQTIQSKQAAMTSGLADRMEAALGKA; the protein is encoded by the coding sequence ATGAATCCTTTAGTTGAAGTAGAAAAGTTGGGACAAAGCATTTGGTATGACAACATTCGCCGTTTGTTGATAGACAACGGCGACATCGCCGGAAAGATCGCCAACGACGATTTGCGCGGCATCACCTCCAACCCGACGATTTTTGAAAAAGCCATCGCGGGCAGCACCGATTACAACGATGCGATGCAAAAACTGATCGCAGAAGGCAAGAGTGTCAACGAAATTTATGAAGCGCTGGCCATTGAAGACATTCAACGCGCGGCTGATCTGTTCAAACCGGTGTACGAACGCACGAACAAGCTGGACGGATATGTCAGCCTGGAAGTTTCTCCACTGCTGGCGCGCGATACGGATGGAACCGTCGCCGAAGCCAAACGGTTGTGGGCGGCGCTGGGTCGCCCGAACGTGTGCATCAAGATTCCGGCGACGCCCGAAGGCATTCCAGCCATTCGCCAGGCCATTGCCGCCGGAATCAACATCAACGTGACGATGATTTTCGCGCTGGAAAATTACGAAGAAGTCGCCGACGCGTTCATCAGCGGATTGGAAGATCGTCTGGCCGCAGGGTTGCCGATTGACCACGTCGCTTCAGTCGCCAGCGTGTTTGTTTCGCGCATTGACACGGCGGTTGACAAGGAGTTGGAAGCCAGGATTCGCGAATCCAACAACGAAGCGGAAAAAGCCGAACTGACTTCCCTGCTGGCCAAAGCGGCCATCGCCAACGCCAAGATTCAATATCAACGGTTCAAGGAAATTTTCAGCAGCGACCGCTTTGCCAAGCTCAAAGCCAAAGGCGCGCAGGTGCAGCGTCCGTTGTGGGCTTCGACCGGAACGAAAAACCCGGCATACAGCGACGTGCTTTACGTGGACAGTTTGATTGCGCCGCAAACTGTAAACACCATTCCACCAGCGACTTACACGGCATTCCGCGATCACGGAACGGTCGCGCTGACGATTGAAGCTGGACTGGATCAAGCCAAGGCGGATTTGGCCAAGTTGGAGAAAATCGGAATCAGTTTGGAAGCCGTTTGCCAGAAGTTGCAGGACGACGGCGTCAAAGCCTTTGCCGATTCGTTTGACAGCTTGATGCAGACGATTCAATCGAAACAGGCCGCGATGACCAGCGGCTTGGCGGATCGCATGGAGGCTGCATTGGGAAAAGCCTAG